Within Deinococcus actinosclerus, the genomic segment ATGAACGCCCCGGATGAACTGAGCGTCGTGTGCCCCGCCGAGGGGGTGCCGGACGGCGTGCGCGTCCAGCGCGGCTGGCAGGCGCTGAGGCTCACCGGGCCGTTCGAGTTCACCCTGACCGGCATCCTCGCCAGCGTCCTGAACCCCCTGCGGGACGCGGGCGTGGGCATCTTCGCGCTGTCCACCTTCAACACCGACTACGTCCTCGTCGCGGCCAGCGACCTCGGCCGCAGCGTGGCGGCATTGCGGGAGGCCGGGCACACCGTTCAGGAGTGAGGCGAGTCTGAACCGAGCTCCCGTTCGTAGCGGACGACCGGCACCACCTCGCCCATGTAGGATTCCGGGTCGGCGTGCCCGGCCTCCACGAACCCCAGGCGGCGCATCAGCGCGTGCGACCGCGCGTTCGGGGCGTGCACCAGCGCCGTCAGCCGCGAGAGCCCCAGCCCCGCCGCGTGCGCGATCAGCGCCTCACCCGCCCGGCGCGCTGCACCCTGGCCCCACAGCGCCCGCTCCCCGATGAC encodes:
- a CDS encoding ACT domain-containing protein encodes the protein MSLTLTVLPGEYAVAQLPAGSAVPDWATRGDLWCVMNAPDELSVVCPAEGVPDGVRVQRGWQALRLTGPFEFTLTGILASVLNPLRDAGVGIFALSTFNTDYVLVAASDLGRSVAALREAGHTVQE
- a CDS encoding GNAT family N-acetyltransferase, translating into MTVTLRPLRPGDEEAAVRWAADPVFCRAADWTPGLAPRVVRRHWAAIIAGGDPAFLRLGAELDGRLVGFVDLAGLDGTSAEFGIVIGERALWGQGAARRAGEALIAHAAGLGLSRLTALVHAPNARSHALMRRLGFVEAGHADPESYMGEVVPVVRYERELGSDSPHS